From a single Populus nigra chromosome 18, ddPopNigr1.1, whole genome shotgun sequence genomic region:
- the LOC133678694 gene encoding 2-oxoglutarate and iron-dependent oxygenase domain-containing protein CP2-like isoform X2, whose product MSGDSRESPPVTGGGNGVVLQDKKTAPVMVPSQRLRLHPNKDHTPESYEDLQLDFSPSVFRSLEKYLPPNMLSDSREEKVKFMRDILLKYLPHGERTRAQKHREYRQKIISHYKPLKRELYSMHPVTFFVPSFMKAINDNTEESLRSIISEASPGVLTFEMLQPRFCELLVAEVENFEAWVNDTKFRVMRPNTMNKYGAVLDDFGLETMLDKLMDGFIRPISKVFFREVGGATLDSHHGFVVEYGKDWDVDLGFHVDDSEVTLNVCLGKQFSGGELFFRGTRCDKHVNTGSQPEEIFYYSHVPGGAVLHLGRHRHGVRATTSGHRINLLLWCRSSVFREIRKYQKDFSSWCGECTREKKGRQRAFIAATKSAGW is encoded by the exons ATGTCAGGAGATAGCCGGGAATCGCCTCCGGTTACCGGAGGAGGAAACGGAGTGGTGTTACAGGATAAAAAAACAGCTCCAGTGATGGTGCCGAGTCAGAGGCTGAGATTACACCCTAACAAGGATCATACGCCAGAGAGCTATGAAGATCTACAACTGGACTTCAGTCCTTCGGTTTTTAGGTCGCTGGAGAAATACTTGCCGCCTAATATGCTTAGTGATAGCAGAGAAGAGAAAGTGAAGTTCATGAGAGATATTCTATTGAAGTATTTGCCTCATGGAGAGCGAACCAGA GCACAGAAACATAGAGAATACAGGCAGAAGATAATATCACATTATAAG CCTTTGAAAAGAGAGTTATACTCAATGCACCCTGTAACTTTCTTTGTCCCGTCCTTTATGAAAGCAATCAATGATAACACAGAAGAAAGCCTTAGAAGCATCATATCAGAAGCCTCTCCTGGCGTGCTCACATTTGAGATGCTTCAGCCACGCTTTTGCGAATTACTAGTAGCAGAG GTTGAAAATTTTGAGGCATGGGTTAATGATACAAAATTTCGAGTCATGCGACCAAATACGATGAACAAATATGGAGCTGTTCTTGATGATTTTGGCCTTGAAACAATGCTTGACAAGCTTATGGATGGTTTTATCCGTCCTATATCTAAAG TTTTTTTTCGTGAAGTTGGTGGGGCAACTTTGGAttctcatcatggttttgttGTTGAATATGGCAAAGATTGGGATGTTGACTTAG gCTTTCACGTGGATGACTCTGAAGTAACTTTGAATGTTTGCTTGGGCAAGCAATTTTCTGGAGGAGAATTGTTTTTCCGGGGCACACGATGTGATAAACATGTAAATACTGGAAGTCAGCCAGAG gaaattttttattattctcatGTTCCTGGTGGAGCTGTGCTTCATCTTGGTCGTCATAGGCATGGTGTTAGGGCCACAACATCTGGTCATAGGATCAATTTACTCCTGTGGTGCAGAAG TTCGGTCTTCAGAGAGATCAGGAAATATCAAAAAGATTTCTCGAGTTGGTGTGGAGAGTGCACACGAGAAAAGAAGGGAAGGCAGCGAGCATTCATCGCTGCCACTAAATCG GCAGGATGGTGA
- the LOC133678694 gene encoding 2-oxoglutarate and iron-dependent oxygenase domain-containing protein CP2-like isoform X1, producing MSGDSRESPPVTGGGNGVVLQDKKTAPVMVPSQRLRLHPNKDHTPESYEDLQLDFSPSVFRSLEKYLPPNMLSDSREEKVKFMRDILLKYLPHGERTRAQKHREYRQKIISHYKPLKRELYSMHPVTFFVPSFMKAINDNTEESLRSIISEASPGVLTFEMLQPRFCELLVAEVENFEAWVNDTKFRVMRPNTMNKYGAVLDDFGLETMLDKLMDGFIRPISKVFFREVGGATLDSHHGFVVEYGKDWDVDLGFHVDDSEVTLNVCLGKQFSGGELFFRGTRCDKHVNTGSQPEEIFYYSHVPGGAVLHLGRHRHGVRATTSGHRINLLLWCRSSVFREIRKYQKDFSSWCGECTREKKGRQRAFIAATKSELLRQDGESVA from the exons ATGTCAGGAGATAGCCGGGAATCGCCTCCGGTTACCGGAGGAGGAAACGGAGTGGTGTTACAGGATAAAAAAACAGCTCCAGTGATGGTGCCGAGTCAGAGGCTGAGATTACACCCTAACAAGGATCATACGCCAGAGAGCTATGAAGATCTACAACTGGACTTCAGTCCTTCGGTTTTTAGGTCGCTGGAGAAATACTTGCCGCCTAATATGCTTAGTGATAGCAGAGAAGAGAAAGTGAAGTTCATGAGAGATATTCTATTGAAGTATTTGCCTCATGGAGAGCGAACCAGA GCACAGAAACATAGAGAATACAGGCAGAAGATAATATCACATTATAAG CCTTTGAAAAGAGAGTTATACTCAATGCACCCTGTAACTTTCTTTGTCCCGTCCTTTATGAAAGCAATCAATGATAACACAGAAGAAAGCCTTAGAAGCATCATATCAGAAGCCTCTCCTGGCGTGCTCACATTTGAGATGCTTCAGCCACGCTTTTGCGAATTACTAGTAGCAGAG GTTGAAAATTTTGAGGCATGGGTTAATGATACAAAATTTCGAGTCATGCGACCAAATACGATGAACAAATATGGAGCTGTTCTTGATGATTTTGGCCTTGAAACAATGCTTGACAAGCTTATGGATGGTTTTATCCGTCCTATATCTAAAG TTTTTTTTCGTGAAGTTGGTGGGGCAACTTTGGAttctcatcatggttttgttGTTGAATATGGCAAAGATTGGGATGTTGACTTAG gCTTTCACGTGGATGACTCTGAAGTAACTTTGAATGTTTGCTTGGGCAAGCAATTTTCTGGAGGAGAATTGTTTTTCCGGGGCACACGATGTGATAAACATGTAAATACTGGAAGTCAGCCAGAG gaaattttttattattctcatGTTCCTGGTGGAGCTGTGCTTCATCTTGGTCGTCATAGGCATGGTGTTAGGGCCACAACATCTGGTCATAGGATCAATTTACTCCTGTGGTGCAGAAG TTCGGTCTTCAGAGAGATCAGGAAATATCAAAAAGATTTCTCGAGTTGGTGTGGAGAGTGCACACGAGAAAAGAAGGGAAGGCAGCGAGCATTCATCGCTGCCACTAAATCG GAGTTACTCAGGCAGGATGGTGAGTCCGTAGCGTGA